In a single window of the Saccharothrix australiensis genome:
- a CDS encoding UvrD-helicase domain-containing protein, protein MRVVAVPDEGRAQVGELGQLASPFEVAEALGLPKPTPEQAAVIAAPTAPALVVAGAGAGKTETMSARVVYLVANGFVTPDRVLGLTFTRKAARQLSDRVRARLRRLGGSPLLDRLDPSGERRAAVLTTEPVILTYHAYAGRLVGEHGLRLPVEPGVRLLTETAAWQLAHRVVSTWAEDIDTDKVPATITGYLLALAGELGEHLVEPTDLRKHAEWLTTVIESAPKAPRQRDALPEKLKDIVNAQRLRVNLLPLLEAYQARKRREAAMDFADQMALAARLAGDHPEVMRGERERYGAVLLDEYQDTGHAQRVLLRSLFGRGEPMSVTSVGDPAQAIYGWRGASAANLPRFVHDFPPARKYGLLTSFRNPPEVLALANAVSAPLRAAGLDVDELRARPGAGPGDVRLGLFSDIRAELDWVADTVAAQWEDHLDTSDEPPTAAVLVRRRADMAGIAAVLRERGLPVEVVGLGGLLDEPEVRDLTSALRVLVDPLAGTAAARLLTGSRWRVAAVDLAALWQRARELAGAPSRQSVVDNPLAVIADALPGEHAEQAGLADALDDPGDPTAYSAEGYRRIRRLGAELSALRRRLDQPLPELVADVERTLLLDIEAMARPGGVGRAHLDAFADVVADFAAASPSATLPALLDYLYTAEHAEDGLEPGEVEVAENRVQILTMHSAKGLEWHIVAVPHVVKDVFPGRKKTSCWLKAVTELPADLRGDAEDLPKLRIPGGGNRKEVEEALDRHADDFEDRRLVEERRLLYVALTRAEHSLLVSGHWWAETGDKPKGPSAFLTELRDAVLAADHPPADITHWAPPPAEDEPNPLASQVKSADWPADPLGKRRAAVAEGAELVLAALERHLAEPEPARADTSTTSPATADPATADPVAADPAATEPPHDLPPEPDDEFPPEPPHDYADLPPEPPEDYAEPPDPELPDAEPPAEPLDADPLNAGPPDTAQPDTAQPDTPQPDDLDDPEGWARDVDVLLAERAAAADRRERVVLPEHLSVSQLVELAADPDQLARRLRRPLPFPPNPLARRGTAFHTWLEQRFGASRLLDLDELPGAADEGAAPDSDLTRLQEAFLASEWADRTPHDVEVPFEAEIEGLSVRGRMDAVFADADGGWTVVDWKTGAVPDEERLPALSVQLAAYRLAWAALTRTPVERVRAAFHYVRHDHTLRPADLLDADGLRALIRSVPS, encoded by the coding sequence ATGCGAGTCGTGGCAGTGCCGGACGAGGGTCGAGCGCAGGTGGGCGAGCTGGGTCAGCTCGCCAGCCCGTTCGAGGTCGCGGAGGCGCTCGGCCTGCCCAAACCGACCCCCGAGCAGGCGGCGGTCATCGCCGCGCCCACCGCGCCGGCCCTGGTCGTCGCGGGTGCGGGCGCGGGCAAGACGGAGACCATGTCCGCGCGGGTCGTGTACCTGGTCGCGAACGGTTTCGTCACCCCCGACCGCGTGCTCGGCCTCACCTTCACCCGCAAGGCCGCGCGCCAGCTGTCCGACCGCGTCCGCGCCCGCCTGCGCCGCCTGGGCGGCTCACCCCTGCTGGACCGCCTGGACCCGAGCGGCGAGCGCCGGGCCGCCGTCCTCACCACCGAACCGGTGATCCTGACCTACCACGCCTACGCGGGTCGCCTGGTCGGCGAACACGGCCTGCGCCTGCCCGTCGAGCCCGGCGTGCGACTGCTCACCGAGACGGCGGCGTGGCAGCTCGCCCACCGCGTGGTGTCGACGTGGGCCGAGGACATCGACACCGACAAGGTGCCCGCGACCATCACCGGCTACCTGCTGGCGCTGGCCGGCGAACTGGGCGAGCACCTGGTCGAGCCGACCGACCTGCGCAAGCACGCCGAGTGGCTGACGACGGTGATCGAGTCGGCGCCCAAAGCACCCCGCCAACGCGACGCGCTGCCGGAGAAGCTGAAGGACATCGTCAACGCCCAACGACTGCGCGTGAACCTGCTCCCGCTCCTGGAGGCGTACCAGGCGCGCAAGCGCCGCGAGGCGGCGATGGACTTCGCCGACCAGATGGCGCTGGCCGCACGCCTCGCCGGCGACCACCCCGAGGTCATGCGCGGCGAGCGGGAACGGTACGGCGCGGTCCTGCTGGACGAGTACCAGGACACCGGCCACGCGCAGCGCGTGCTGCTCAGGTCTTTGTTCGGCCGCGGCGAGCCGATGTCCGTGACGTCCGTGGGCGACCCGGCGCAGGCCATCTACGGCTGGCGCGGCGCGTCGGCGGCCAACCTGCCCCGGTTCGTCCACGACTTCCCGCCCGCCCGCAAGTACGGCCTGCTCACCAGCTTCCGCAACCCGCCCGAGGTGCTCGCCCTGGCGAACGCCGTGTCGGCGCCCCTCCGCGCGGCCGGCTTGGACGTCGACGAACTGCGCGCGCGGCCCGGCGCGGGACCGGGTGACGTCCGGCTCGGGCTGTTCAGCGACATCCGCGCCGAACTGGACTGGGTGGCCGACACCGTCGCCGCGCAGTGGGAGGACCACCTGGACACCAGCGACGAGCCGCCGACCGCGGCGGTGCTGGTGCGCAGGCGCGCCGACATGGCCGGCATCGCCGCGGTGCTGCGCGAACGCGGCCTGCCCGTCGAAGTCGTCGGCCTGGGCGGCCTGCTGGACGAGCCCGAGGTCCGCGACCTGACGAGCGCCCTGCGCGTCCTGGTCGACCCGCTGGCGGGGACGGCGGCGGCGCGGCTCCTGACGGGATCGCGCTGGCGGGTGGCCGCCGTCGACCTCGCGGCGCTGTGGCAACGCGCCCGCGAACTGGCGGGCGCGCCCAGCCGCCAGTCGGTGGTGGACAACCCGTTGGCCGTCATCGCCGACGCCCTGCCCGGTGAACACGCCGAACAAGCGGGCCTGGCCGACGCCCTGGACGACCCCGGCGATCCGACCGCCTACTCCGCCGAGGGCTACCGCCGCATCCGGCGGCTGGGCGCGGAGCTGTCCGCGCTGCGCCGCCGCCTGGACCAGCCGCTGCCCGAACTGGTCGCCGACGTCGAGCGCACCCTGCTGCTGGACATCGAGGCCATGGCCAGGCCGGGCGGCGTGGGCCGCGCGCACCTGGACGCGTTCGCCGACGTGGTCGCCGACTTCGCCGCCGCCAGCCCGTCCGCCACCCTGCCCGCGCTCCTGGACTACCTCTACACCGCCGAGCACGCGGAGGACGGCCTGGAGCCCGGCGAGGTCGAGGTAGCCGAGAACCGCGTGCAGATCCTCACCATGCACTCCGCCAAGGGGCTCGAATGGCACATCGTGGCCGTGCCGCACGTGGTGAAGGACGTGTTCCCCGGCCGGAAGAAGACGTCCTGCTGGTTGAAGGCCGTCACCGAGCTGCCCGCGGACCTGCGGGGCGACGCCGAAGACCTGCCCAAGCTGCGCATCCCCGGCGGCGGCAACCGGAAAGAGGTCGAGGAGGCCCTGGACCGGCATGCGGACGACTTCGAGGACCGGCGGCTCGTGGAGGAGCGGCGGCTGCTCTACGTGGCGCTGACGAGGGCGGAGCACAGCCTGCTCGTCTCCGGCCACTGGTGGGCCGAGACCGGTGACAAGCCCAAGGGGCCCTCGGCGTTCCTCACCGAACTGCGGGACGCGGTGCTCGCCGCCGACCACCCGCCGGCGGACATCACCCACTGGGCGCCACCGCCGGCCGAGGACGAACCGAACCCCTTAGCGTCGCAGGTGAAGTCGGCCGACTGGCCCGCCGATCCGCTGGGCAAGCGCCGGGCGGCCGTGGCGGAAGGGGCCGAACTGGTGCTGGCCGCCCTGGAACGCCACCTGGCCGAGCCCGAACCGGCCAGGGCGGACACATCCACGACGAGCCCTGCCACAGCCGACCCTGCCACAGCAGATCCTGTCGCAGCCGACCCTGCCGCGACGGAACCGCCTCACGACCTCCCGCCCGAGCCCGACGACGAGTTCCCCCCGGAGCCGCCCCACGACTACGCCGACCTCCCGCCCGAGCCCCCGGAGGACTACGCCGAGCCGCCCGACCCGGAGCTTCCCGACGCAGAACCACCCGCGGAGCCTCTCGACGCGGACCCGCTGAACGCAGGGCCGCCCGACACCGCACAGCCCGACACCGCGCAGCCCGACACCCCGCAACCCGACGACCTCGACGACCCCGAAGGCTGGGCGCGGGACGTGGACGTGCTGCTCGCCGAGCGCGCCGCCGCCGCGGACCGCCGGGAACGGGTCGTCCTGCCCGAGCACCTGTCCGTGAGCCAACTGGTCGAGCTGGCCGCCGATCCGGACCAACTGGCCCGCCGCCTGCGCCGACCCCTGCCGTTCCCCCCGAACCCGCTGGCCAGGCGCGGCACCGCGTTCCACACGTGGCTGGAGCAGCGGTTCGGCGCGAGCCGGCTCCTCGACCTGGACGAGCTGCCCGGCGCGGCCGACGAGGGCGCCGCGCCGGACAGCGACCTCACCCGCCTCCAGGAGGCGTTCCTGGCCAGCGAGTGGGCGGACCGGACACCGCACGACGTCGAAGTGC